The Paeniglutamicibacter sulfureus genome includes a region encoding these proteins:
- the yajC gene encoding preprotein translocase subunit YajC codes for MTENVLAQAAAGGAAPFDPTMLIMLAAFGLLIFMMMRGRKKAAKAQEEIRSNLAPGAEVMTQFGLFGTISSIDTDENKIVLEVSPGSFVTVHSQVVAKVVAPEAAEADAVEVPNDASSLTSEQAGNTEAADVESPEETLRRLNNDDKGPKA; via the coding sequence GTGACCGAAAACGTTTTGGCCCAAGCCGCTGCCGGCGGAGCGGCCCCGTTCGACCCGACCATGTTGATCATGCTCGCCGCCTTTGGCCTGCTGATCTTCATGATGATGCGTGGCCGTAAGAAGGCGGCCAAGGCTCAGGAGGAAATCCGCTCGAATCTTGCCCCGGGCGCCGAGGTGATGACCCAGTTCGGTCTCTTCGGCACCATCTCGAGCATCGACACCGATGAGAACAAGATCGTCCTGGAGGTATCCCCGGGCAGCTTCGTCACCGTGCACTCCCAGGTCGTTGCCAAGGTTGTCGCCCCCGAAGCGGCCGAAGCCGACGCCGTTGAGGTCCCGAACGATGCATCATCGCTGACCTCCGAGCAGGCCGGGAACACCGAAGCCGCCGACGTCGAAAGCCCCGAGGAGACCCTGCGTCGCCTCAACAACGACGACAAGGGCCCCAAGGCCTAA
- the ruvC gene encoding crossover junction endodeoxyribonuclease RuvC: MPLRVVGVDPGLTRCGLAVVDVEPNRRATLIDVSVVGTPPGTPLDQRLLAIADGIDAWLDEHKPDVVALERVFSQLNVSTVMGTAQASGVVIVAAARRNIPVALHTPTEVKAAVTGSGGANKDAVGKMVAKILRLDAPPSPADAADAAALAITHGWRGAAFGAAGAAASASGSRPAGGSSGLTPAQRAWIAAEAKARSVKAR, translated from the coding sequence ATGCCCTTAAGAGTGGTTGGCGTCGACCCCGGACTGACCCGTTGCGGTCTGGCCGTGGTCGACGTCGAGCCCAACCGTCGCGCCACGCTGATTGATGTATCGGTGGTGGGTACCCCTCCGGGCACCCCGCTGGACCAACGACTGTTGGCCATCGCCGATGGCATCGATGCGTGGCTTGACGAGCACAAACCCGACGTGGTGGCCCTCGAGCGGGTCTTTAGCCAGCTGAACGTGAGCACCGTGATGGGCACCGCCCAAGCCTCGGGAGTGGTCATCGTTGCCGCGGCACGACGCAACATCCCCGTCGCATTGCACACCCCCACCGAGGTCAAGGCCGCGGTGACCGGCTCCGGAGGAGCCAACAAGGACGCCGTGGGCAAGATGGTGGCCAAGATCCTGCGCCTGGATGCGCCTCCGTCGCCCGCCGACGCGGCAGACGCCGCGGCCCTGGCCATCACGCACGGCTGGCGCGGTGCCGCATTTGGCGCCGCCGGTGCCGCCGCCTCCGCCTCGGGCTCACGCCCCGCAGGCGGGTCTTCGGGGCTGACCCCCGCCCAGCGCGCATGGATTGCCGCCGAAGCGAAGGCCCGTTCGGTCAAGGCCCGGTAG
- the ruvB gene encoding Holliday junction branch migration DNA helicase RuvB, whose product MAETGALTDAGSEPEERVLEAALRPKNLDDFVGQARVRQQLSLVLEASKIRERTADHVLLSGPPGLGKTTLSMIIAAEMNAPLRISSGPAIQHAGDLAAILSSLTEGEVLFLDEIHRMSRPAEEMLYMAMEDFRVDIIVGKGAGATAIPLELPPFTLVGATTRAGLLPGPLRDRFGFTGHLEFYSVEELELVLRRSAMMLSLKVNSAAFYEIASRSRGTPRIANRLLRRVRDWALVNRLESIDARAASAALDMYEVDARGLDRLDRAVLHALCTKFGGGPVGLSTLAIAVGEETETVETVAEPFLVREGLLGRTPRGRIATAEAWSHLGLRMPADAVFAGQASFELDADDEE is encoded by the coding sequence ATGGCAGAAACCGGTGCGTTGACCGACGCCGGCTCGGAACCCGAGGAGCGGGTGCTCGAGGCGGCGTTGCGCCCCAAGAACCTGGACGACTTCGTTGGCCAGGCCCGCGTGCGCCAGCAGCTTTCGCTGGTGCTCGAGGCCTCCAAGATCCGCGAACGCACCGCCGACCACGTGCTGCTCTCGGGCCCGCCTGGCCTGGGCAAGACCACGCTGTCGATGATCATTGCCGCCGAGATGAACGCGCCGCTTCGCATCAGCTCCGGCCCGGCGATCCAGCATGCCGGCGACCTGGCCGCCATCCTCTCCTCGCTCACCGAGGGGGAGGTGCTGTTCCTGGACGAGATCCACCGGATGAGCCGCCCGGCCGAGGAAATGCTCTATATGGCCATGGAGGACTTCCGGGTCGACATCATCGTGGGCAAGGGTGCCGGTGCGACGGCGATTCCGCTTGAGCTTCCCCCGTTCACATTGGTCGGTGCCACCACTCGCGCCGGGTTGCTGCCCGGGCCGCTGCGCGACAGGTTCGGCTTCACCGGCCACCTGGAGTTCTACAGCGTCGAGGAACTCGAGCTGGTGCTGCGCCGCTCGGCGATGATGCTCTCGCTGAAGGTCAATTCCGCGGCGTTCTACGAAATCGCCTCCCGCTCGCGCGGCACCCCCCGCATCGCCAACCGGCTGCTGCGCCGGGTGCGCGACTGGGCGCTGGTGAACCGGCTCGAAAGCATCGACGCCCGCGCAGCCTCCGCCGCCCTGGACATGTACGAGGTCGACGCCCGCGGTCTGGACCGCCTGGACCGTGCAGTGCTCCATGCCCTGTGCACCAAGTTCGGCGGGGGACCGGTGGGCCTCTCGACACTCGCGATTGCCGTGGGCGAGGAGACCGAGACGGTGGAGACCGTCGCCGAGCCGTTCCTGGTCCGCGAGGGCCTGCTCGGGCGAACCCCGCGGGGCCGCATCGCCACCGCGGAGGCTTGGAGCCACCTGGGACTCCGGATGCCCGCCGATGCCGTATTTGCCGGGCAGGCCAGCTTCGAGCTCGACGCTGACGACGAGGAATAG
- the pdxT gene encoding pyridoxal 5'-phosphate synthase glutaminase subunit PdxT, protein MAPRIGVLALQGDVREHLAALDSLGALALPVKSPRELADLDGLVIPGGESTVIDKLSRMYGVAEVLKARIADGFPVYGSCAGMIMLADTIADPTSNLKGEPQQSFGGIDMVVKRNAFGRQVDSFEVDLAIRGLESLPSQDPNRVTAPVRAAFIRAPWVESVGESVQVLAKVPAENTPLGADGLRVDRIVAVRSGNLLATSFHPEVGGERRIHELFIQMIRGDA, encoded by the coding sequence ATGGCGCCACGTATTGGGGTTCTTGCCCTGCAAGGGGATGTACGCGAACACCTGGCCGCACTTGATTCACTGGGCGCGCTGGCGTTGCCGGTGAAGTCCCCGCGCGAGCTGGCAGACCTTGACGGGTTGGTCATTCCCGGCGGCGAATCAACGGTGATCGACAAGCTCTCGCGCATGTACGGCGTGGCCGAGGTGCTCAAGGCCAGGATCGCCGACGGGTTCCCGGTCTACGGGTCGTGTGCCGGAATGATCATGCTGGCCGACACCATCGCCGACCCGACAAGCAACCTCAAGGGCGAACCCCAGCAAAGTTTCGGGGGAATCGATATGGTGGTCAAGCGCAACGCCTTCGGGCGCCAGGTCGACTCCTTCGAGGTGGACCTGGCGATCCGCGGGCTCGAATCACTTCCAAGCCAGGACCCGAACCGGGTGACAGCACCGGTGCGGGCGGCATTCATCCGCGCACCGTGGGTCGAAAGCGTGGGCGAATCGGTGCAGGTACTGGCCAAGGTCCCCGCCGAAAACACGCCCTTGGGCGCGGATGGGCTTCGGGTGGATAGAATTGTTGCAGTACGTTCGGGAAATTTGCTGGCGACCTCCTTCCACCCAGAGGTGGGCGGAGAGCGTCGGATCCACGAACTCTTTATCCAAATGATCAGAGGAGACGCGTAA
- a CDS encoding YebC/PmpR family DNA-binding transcriptional regulator → MSGHSKWATTKHKKAILDSRRAKSFAKLIKNIEVAARAGGADMAGNPGLELAVSKAKKTSVPSDNIDRAIKRGAGLTGEVIDYTEIIYEARGPQGSALLIECLTDNKNRAASEVRLGITRNGGSIADPGSVAYMFTRKGVVGLPKNGLTEDDVLMAVLDAGADEVKEAGESFEIHSEPTDLRAIVAALEEAGIAYESDEIEFVPSMQVELDADSARKFLKLADALEELDDVQNVYSNADISAEVMAELEQD, encoded by the coding sequence ATGTCCGGCCACTCCAAATGGGCTACCACCAAACACAAGAAGGCTATCCTCGACAGCAGGCGTGCCAAGTCCTTCGCCAAGCTGATCAAGAACATCGAGGTCGCCGCCCGCGCGGGCGGCGCCGACATGGCCGGAAACCCGGGCCTTGAACTTGCGGTATCCAAGGCCAAGAAGACCTCGGTCCCCAGCGACAACATCGATCGCGCCATCAAGCGCGGCGCCGGCCTGACCGGTGAGGTCATTGACTACACCGAGATCATCTACGAGGCCCGCGGCCCGCAGGGTTCGGCGTTGCTCATTGAGTGCCTGACCGACAACAAGAACCGCGCCGCCTCCGAGGTCCGCCTGGGAATCACCCGCAACGGTGGATCAATCGCCGATCCCGGATCCGTGGCCTACATGTTCACCCGAAAGGGCGTCGTGGGCCTGCCGAAGAACGGCCTGACCGAAGACGACGTGCTGATGGCAGTGCTCGACGCGGGTGCCGACGAGGTCAAGGAAGCCGGGGAATCCTTCGAGATCCACTCCGAACCCACCGACCTGCGCGCCATTGTTGCGGCACTTGAGGAAGCCGGCATCGCCTACGAGAGCGACGAAATCGAATTCGTTCCCTCGATGCAGGTGGAACTGGATGCCGACTCGGCCCGCAAGTTCCTGAAGCTGGCCGACGCGCTCGAGGAACTGGACGACGTCCAGAACGTCTACTCGAACGCCGACATCAGTGCCGAGGTCATGGCAGAACTCGAACAGGACTAG
- the ruvA gene encoding Holliday junction branch migration protein RuvA codes for MISTLRGVPQQVNLNNAVIEVGGFGMLIQATPQTLATLQVGREALVHTSMVVREDSMTLFGFASGDEREIFEVLTGVSGIGPRTGLAILSVHTPEEVRIAASTKDTKAFTKVSGIGPKGAERIVLELNGKLVPTGAPVPAGSPVAARSWEPQVLEALTGLGWTEKDAVKALDALTKNDPQIVASGSVPEILRAVLRSLGRGNRPGN; via the coding sequence ATGATCAGCACGCTGCGAGGAGTGCCGCAACAGGTCAACCTGAACAATGCGGTCATTGAGGTCGGCGGCTTCGGCATGCTGATCCAAGCCACCCCGCAGACGCTGGCCACCTTGCAGGTGGGCCGCGAAGCGCTGGTGCACACCTCCATGGTGGTGCGCGAGGACTCGATGACGCTCTTCGGCTTTGCCAGCGGGGACGAGCGCGAGATCTTCGAGGTTCTCACCGGGGTCTCGGGCATCGGGCCGCGCACCGGGCTGGCGATCCTCTCGGTGCACACCCCCGAAGAGGTCCGCATTGCCGCGAGCACCAAGGACACCAAGGCCTTCACCAAGGTCTCGGGCATCGGACCCAAGGGCGCCGAGCGCATCGTGTTGGAACTCAACGGCAAGCTCGTCCCCACCGGGGCCCCGGTGCCGGCAGGCAGCCCCGTGGCCGCCAGGTCCTGGGAACCGCAGGTCCTCGAGGCGCTGACCGGCCTGGGTTGGACGGAGAAGGATGCGGTAAAGGCCCTGGACGCCCTGACCAAGAACGACCCGCAAATCGTTGCAAGCGGCAGCGTGCCGGAAATCCTGCGGGCGGTGCTGCGTTCCCTGGGGCGCGGCAACCGGCCGGGAAACTAG